A segment of the Pelodiscus sinensis isolate JC-2024 chromosome 28, ASM4963464v1, whole genome shotgun sequence genome:
agttacagagcagacagccccccgccacGGCACACTCCCCTCCAACATTAACTCGTTCATTCAAATATTACTCTTGAAAATGTCATCGTTAGCAAGTCAGCACGTTCTCAGGGAGATCCCTGGTCCTGTTCCACTCAGGCCCCAGCTATGGAGGTAGCAGAATGCCTGCCCAGCAAACACACTGACAGACACTTGAAATAATCCAGCAGAAGGGACCAATCCTCAGCCGTGGGCAAGAGCTAGTCTGTGTTCTCCCGCACGCCGCTTACCTGGTCAGAACCAAGCTGCTCGCGTGTGGCCGGGGCTGGGTTCCATTCTGTCGCTGCGCCCCGTTGCTAAGAGCCCTGCCGCGTGTCGCTGCCACCATTGTTACCTACGCACATCGCAGGTGCCCAAGCTGTTTGCAGGAAGAGCAGGGGGAGATTTCAAGGCTGGTGGGAGCTCTTGTGATTTTCAAGGTCCCTGTAACCAGAGAGGCCGGGCAGTCCAAAGACAGCTACACATCGCCCGGACTCCAGTGTGGGTCGGGGAGTCTGGAGCCGGGACAGCCCGCTTTGGGGGCTGACGGAACGTTAAGTATAGCACTTGAAGGCAGAGTGCACTATCCCCTTTCTCTAGTGATGAGAAGATGCACATTTACCATAGGAAAACTGTcgggttgaggggggaggggcccccaAAAAAGCTAGCTGAGAGCAGAGCGTTCGAGGATGCAGGGCAGACCAGCAAAGGCAAGGTGGAAGGTGCTGCATTAGCACTGCTGCTGCACCTGGAAGAGGGAAAGCAGGGAGACTGTCCACTGCAGGGGGAAGCGATGATGGCGGATTGCCCACTGGAGAGGGACAGAGCCATCGCTCTGCAGCCAGGAGAGCAGGTGGTGGTGGAAGGAGAAGACTCAGCGAAGGGTTTTGCATCATCACCGTTGCCTTTAGGGGGGGATGTTGGGGtagactgtctgctgcagggcattgcagctgcctgcctgcagccAACACAGGGTAGAGGCTCTCTGGAAAGAGATGATCTGGTGAAGTGGCTAATCCTCCAGCTTCTGCAAGGGGAGAGGCGGTGCAAGGAGGCAGAGAAAAGATGGGAGGAGGCAGAAATGAAATTTCAGGAATTTCTCCGGGAGCTGGAAACGAGAGCTAGCCAGGCCAGACCCGGAGACGCACTCCCCTCTCAGGACCATGTAGAGCCATTGCACTCGTGCTGGATACATGCTCAGAGGGCGTATCGGTGGCTGAAAGACCTGTGGCCCCTACGTACAAGTCTGTGTCTCTCACGGCAAGTCCAAGAGACTCAGAGCAGTGCCGCGAGCGAGGCCGGGGACTGCTCAGACGTGTGGCGGCAGAGGTTCAGGGAGTACAGGTTCCAGGAGGCGGAGGGACCCCAGGAGGCTTTCGCTCACTTATCAGAGCTGTGCCGCAAGTGGATCCAGCCCAAAAGCAAGAGTGCAGCCCGGATTGCTGACATGCTAATCAGAGAGCAGTTCCTGGCCATCCTCCCACACGACGTCCAGGCCTGGGTTAGGCATAGGAGGCCAGACTCCGGAGGGAAGGCTGTGTCCTTGGCAGAGTACTTCCTGGCCATCAGGGAGCATGCTCCATGCACCGCACTTGTAAGGCCGCAGGATCGTCCTGTGAGGGAGAAATGAATGGCTggaaaagctggggggggggggctttggctCCAGGGACCATAACTGCGCTTCCCGATGAGCTAGCAGCAGCGTGCCCCACATGGACACACGGCTCACCACAGCCCTAGCATGGGCCGCGCTGTGGGTGGAGTGGGAGGGTTGGATTACAGGCTCCCCTGCTGTGACAACATGGGGCAACCCAGGCTGCCCCATTTCTTGCTCCATTCTAGTCTGTTCCATGACAGCAAGATCTTTGTCAGCCTCTCTGGCGGGAATCTCTGCAGTGCCTGATAACGAGACCTCCCAGGAGGACAGTTACAGTCCTACCCTAGATTCCTGTGGGTGGAataccctccccccaaccccacacaTTTTGAAATGCAAAACCTCTATCCGACCTGAATGGTCAGACTTAGACACTCGAGTGAGGGAAGAGGTGTGGTTCCCACAGCAACAATATTAATATTCCATACTGGCGTGTGCTCAGTTGCTATGGAAACcataactctgaatttcctgattTGAGACTAAATTCCCTATTTTACAGTTGCCTGAACACTATTCCACTCCTTCCTTGCACAGTCCTGTTGCTGCTCCTATTCTAGACCTCAGAGCCTTTGGCCAGTCCTAGGGTCcatctagactatgttctattttttgaaagaggctatgcacgttcccacggaatttgcatatcttcttccgagctcactttcgaaagaggatctttcacaAGTGAAAGTAGGCTGGAcccgtttttttgggggggggaaccctttttcggaaaaaaaaaaaaaaaccctgtgtaaactcattttttaaggaagagtggattttttccaaaaagggttttttttccaaccccCCCatccaactactttcacttttgaaagatcctcttctgaaagtgagatcagaagaagatatgcacgttcccacggaatttgcagagcctctttcgaaaatagaacgtagtctagacatagcccaagaatcTCAGAAAGGTAGGGGGGACCTCTGAAAGTGATCTAGGCCCTGCCTGTGGACCCCGTCTTTGCAGGCAGGGTTAAGTGTACCTAGACAGGCGTTTGGGAGTCTAAGGACAGGTTAGAcaaagatggggattccacagccttcccTGGTAACCTATTCTAGTGCTTAGTGAgaacttttttcctaatatccagcctccATCTTCTTTGATGCAAATGACGCTGCTTACGTGTCCCTCCTTTGACGGACATGGAAAACAATTGCATCTTGTGCTCTTTGTAATAACCTTCCACGCATCTGAAGACTTGGATCCTCCCTCAGCCGTCTCCAAAGCACATATGCCCGTTTCTTTCAACTTTTCCTCCGGGATCAGGCTTTCTGAACCATTTATCGGTTTTATTGCAGCGCTCGGGACTTGTCCAGTTTGTtcctgctccttgcagggtgggtgTCCAAACCTGGACACAGGTTTATGCTGGAGGTCTGCCCCGTGTTGAGTAAAGCAGAACCATTCCCTCCCGTCTTACACACTACGTGCCTGGGACCGCAGCCCCACGTGGCATTTGCCTTGTTCACAACAGCATCCCTGTGTGCCCTCTGTGGCGGCAAGTCGgggatcctgcagccccgtagcaccaagaacagactccgccatcCAGAGCAGCCAGCTCCCCCGCTCCGGCACACCCTTCTATTCGACGTGTCACCCACTGTATCCCGCGGACCCTCTGCAGCACCACTGCAGCCTCCTCAGCCCCTGCCTGTCTTGTTTCTCCTTCCCAGGCGCAGGCCTTTGCACCTCTCTCTGCTGAATTTTATGGTGCCGGTGTCCGACCAGTTTTCGAAGTGTTCTGCTCCTGTCctgcttgcagcccctcccaactCGGTGGTGTCCACAACAGTCTGTGTCCATCCCTGAGAGCTGTTTCTGCTTGTTTTTCAGGGAATGGAGTCTCCCTACACAAATGGAGCCTATGGTGCCCCTTACCCCTCGGCTCCTGGGGCTGCTCCACCATATGCAAATCTGCCACAGTCACATGCTTACTATTCTTCTGGGCACTCTCGGGCCACCTACCCGGCAGAGCCTGCGAGCATGTTCCGGCCTCCTTCGCCAGCCGCGCATTGGAACTACCCTCCAGCAGACTGCCCTGCGGAAGGCCCCTCGCTCAGGAGGCAGGCTCCAGGATACTCTCCACCGCCGGTAAGGAGGCTAGTCCAAGCAAGGAACATGCGCTCCtttgggaatgtgctgggggctggTGTGAGTACAGCCCAGCTCAGCACCGGATCTAGCCTGTCTGTAGCCAAGGCTGGCATGTGCTTCCTAGGGCAGCCGGCCCTGCGGGTCCAAGCCCTAGATGTGCACTGcttagctgctgctccaggcttccGCATGGAAAACGTTTAGCCTGAGACCGATCTGGCAACGCAGCTCTCGGACTGACTGACGGACACAGTGCTTAGACTGCACTAAACTATATCGCTGGCCAGCGTCTCAGCCATGGGATGGTAATtaccttttaaaatgttaacaggTTAATgctgtttaacaggttaaccctGGAGCAGCGTCCCCTGCCCTCCGCACACCGGTCCTGGCCGGGCTGGCGCAGCCGTGTCGTGCtgcgggtgggggctgctccggcaggGCCAGGCCGCCGGTTAACCAGTAACCATGCCGGTAAGGctcatgcttaccaggtaactggttaaccctttacatccctagtaactgCTCCCGTGACCTAGGACTCAGAGTTAACAGCCCAGGTAGCTGGTCTGACTTGACTTAGGAGCGTGTGTTTGGAGCGGAGAAGCACATCCGAATGTGTTTGCAGTGGCGGAGGGAACGTGACTGAAGGTCTGACCCTCATTCCCTTCTTCCTGCAGACCCCAGGTATGCCTGTCCCACACTATCCATATGGAGGAGACAGCAGCCCTGGCCTTCCCCCGCAGGGGCTACCACCACAACCACGAGTCCAGGATGAGTCGTGGCCTTCCTACGGGATGCAGCCTCGTTACACGTGGCCTGCTGCTTCAGCACCCCAAGGAGGTCCATTTGCTTCAGAGCCATCTCCATCCTGGCCTGGCAGCGGTGCGCCCTCGCCGCCTCCTCCAGCTCCCGACACACAGGTAAAGAGAGAACGCTTCCAGGGGCCTGGGGCGTCTGCTTTGCCTGTCTTCCCTCAGCCGaatggctccctgctcccccttctcagAAGCTAAGCGAGCGGCTCTTCCCACTTGCCCAGGCAAGGCGAGACCTTTCTTAGAAATCACCCAGTACAGTTTGGTGTTGACGGACTGCTCAGACCACTGGACAGTGCTAACAAGGTGTAGGGTGAATCTGTCCGGATGAGCTCAGACTTCAGGTCTGCGGTCAGACCACTAGACTACACTGCTTCCCTGAAAGCCACAGGTACTTTTCATCACTGTGACGTGATTCTACCTCTCTCCCCCATGCTACAGTAACGGGTTCGTACCGCACAGAAACAACCTAATGACCGCTAGGCATTCTCCTCATTGTCTGTTAGACTCGATCCCTTGGGTATCCAGACAGAACATTCAGTTATACTTATTGGGAAAACCAAAGGGGGCGGAATTGGAGGGAAATCCCGTCTCATGCTCCAGATCTTACAACAGTCTCTCGTTAGTAGAGATTAGGGTGAGATCTTTACGAGGGGCATCCCAGAGGTGTTGGCTGCAGGGTTACTTctatcttcctctgaagcatccagGGCTGGtcactgggagccaggagactGGCCTAGCAGGGCCTGTCCCGATGCAGACTGGCAAGTGGATCAGGACATGTCCTCCTCCTAGGGCCCAGGAATCCTTTACTGGAGATTTTGCTAAGAATTAAGTGTTGTGGGAATAGGAGATTCTGTTCCTCCCTTGTCTGACCACTGAAGGCCTGGTCCACACCAggagatcagctgtgtggcaaaGTACTTGCTAGCACGGTTCTACTGTGGATGTTTTGGATTAGCACAGACAGGAATGGGTCACTTGGGAATAGTTATGAAATTGAGCAATCCCCTGCCTGCAGTGACGGAGCCTCTGTCATGACCCCCTCAAATACAGCCACGCTTCCCAGAGGAATGGTGCTAGAATCCTGCCAGCAAATACCATTGTTAACATCGCTGCAGCAAGCATGACCCTGACCCCCCGTGGCGGTTTCAGAGCGGTCACGGCCATTCTGCCGACACAGCGGGGAGAGCCAACTAGCTCCTCTCACTCGTTGGTTCTTAAATAAGTCCAAGTCCTGAGCACCGACGGCCTTTGAGCATTCCTTTTCAGGCCGGTCTTGGGGGAGCAAAGCTCATCTCAAAGTGATGCGAGTCTCTCGCTGTTAGGTCACGGGATATTATGACCTCAGGGTGGACGACTGTCTCAAAGTGCAGGCCTCACCCTCAATAACTTCCATTGCCTGGACCCTTTTTGCACTGCCATCCTGGGCATGCACACCTTCCAAATGAGCAGGGGGGCAAAGCGTTCCTGCCGCTCAGACACCTGCCGGCAGCCCTCCCAATTTGAGGCAGGATGTGGGTAGGGAAACGGGTGTTGAAGGAGACACATGTAACACCCGCTGCTTGTTTCTGATTTAGGATCCTTCCTATGACCAACCGGACCACGGAGCAAATCACCACCACTACTTTCCAGAAGTCAATCACCAGCCAGCGGAGACTATGAATGATCACAAGCCAGCTCAATTCAACACCAAACCATCCCCTTTGACTTCCAAAGTGCAGTATAGTGCGCAGCCCCAAATGTATGATAACGTACCTAGGAAACCTTCTGTGAACCAGGATGCGGGATTTAAACCCAGTGACCAGCCTTTGCCAGACTCCCTGGGAAGACAGCCCGGGATTCAAAGGGTTATGCAAGTTATGGAGGAAGTGGAGCAGTTGGAGCAAGAGGTGGACGAATTTGTAGGAAAAAAGACAGACAAAGCATACCGGCTCCTGGAGGAAATGCTGACCAAGGAGCTGCTGGAACTGGATTCTATAGAGACTCGCGGCCAGGACAGTGTCCGACAGGTTAGGAAGGAGGCTGTTCATCGAATCCAGGCCATCCTGGAAAAACTGGAAAGAAAGGGATTGTGAAAGAGAGATGTAACAACTCCAGGCCTGCCGAGGACATCCCAAAGAGCTCTGGTTTGGCTTCATTCTCAGTCTGCTTCTAACTCCTGTTGATCACAAAAAGCAATaaatcctttctttttttttctttttttttttttttaacccaacaACAAATGATAAATTGGCTGTGGCCGAATGAAGGGGGATTGAAACATCAGTCCTGAAATTTCAGTTTGTTGTTCCAGGCCAATGAATGTCCAGATAAGTCCAGAATTCTGACCTTGCCAAACAAAGTGCTTTTGCCTCTGTGGGTGTCTGCACACTTTTCATCAGCAGGAGAGAAAACCGTATGGAACAGACTTTACTGTACTAAGCCAAATGTGTGTCTGTGTAGATGCTATCTGCTGCCCCCTGGCTTCTTAAACAGCTGGAAAACTTGTCAAGTTGTGTAAGTTACAAAGGCATTGCAATGCACAGCAAGTACAAGACTTCAGGCTCTTGGACCATTATTCTTGTGTAGTATTTACAGCTTCATCACTCTAGTCATTGAGATTGGTGTGTATTTGTTCTGTGTCTTTCTGGTGCACTGTAGTACTGTCTTGAAGTGCTGGTGGAAGAGACCACGTTAGCAGCCAGTCCATGTGGCAACTTCACACTGTTTTCTTCTATATAGTGAAGAGCTATTCTGTGACGTTTTATGTCGGGGAGAAGTAATAAGGAACACAATTGGGAGCTTTTTGAATTCTGCCTGTGAAAGGAGAGATGGCACAGTGTGATCCTAGAAATGGTTTTTCAGGGCAAATCGGGGTAAAAATCCACTTTTTAATTGTAATGTCCTTTCACGTAATGCAGTTTTGTATTCCAATATAATCTGCATAACTGACGGTTCTGTACAATGCACTGTGGAGGGGAGGTGTAGAAAGCCTGCCCTTACCTGTGGGTTTCCCACATCTGAAACGAAGTAGTGATTACTGTGTATGATAAGAGAATAAACTTTGGCAAGTTTTAAAAATGAGTTTGTGCCGATGCGATGCTTGAAGTGACTTTCTTTAAAGTTTGTGTGAAACCATAAACGGAACCTGTTGTAACCAAAGCACCGTCCCTGGAACCCTGTCCTGGTAGCAGATCCTCCTAAGACAGGGCAGCAAAAGGCGAGGAAACGGTGCCATTCATGATGCTGAGAGGGGGCTGGTGCTGTTTTCGAGAGGGCTTGAAGCAGACTAGTTCTGCGAATCCTCCAGCCTTTTGCTCCTGAACAAGGGACACAATTTCCTGGATTCCCCCTGCCCGGCGTTCGGGATGCTCCCAGACAGTGCAGTGGAAGATGCATGTCTGCACATCTTGCATCCTTAGCACACCTGAGTTCCAGGGATGGCACTGACCTCTCTGGTCATTTGGATCCATCCTCCTAATCATGCATGTGGTTGGCAATCTAGGAAATGTCCTCTGGGCTAATCCAGAAGAGCAGAGCACTCAGTCTGGGCCAGTAATTGTTTGGGACTGGGGGATGGTGTTGAACAGCAGTCCCTGCCTTGAGCAGGCAAAACCCAGTCAGAACTAGCTAACGCTCTTTGGGCCAGCGAGCTGAACCCGATTCCGAAGAGCAGAAGTGACGCTCTAGCGCAGTGCTTCTCCACCAGTGGGACGAGCACCCTGAGGGGCactcgagagacgtctgggggtATGTAAACACCGCTGAAattgggagaaaactgaatttttgttttaagttttacagcgttttattgtttgtactttttacacccaaaaaattcatcacccgcctggctacaatgaagttgtttaaataaatgtgttgcaatggtagaataaaaaagtgtgtgtctgaaaactgtagggatTGGGGGtacttacctttttttttttttttttttttttttttaaagggtactttataaaaaaaggtcgagaaacactgctctagcataCCAGGATATTGTCAATGGCCTCCAGGTCTGTGCTAATATATGGGGGGAGAGCCAGTTCCAAGGAGTGAATGGCTGCAGGAAATAATGGTACAACACTAATGAATGCTGCTTTCTTTAGCTCTGCTTAAACAATAGCGGATGCTACTAGTGCTTCTGAGAATTAATGTTACCCTAGCATTTGCCTGCCTGCTTCATGGCACAATGTTTCTTTATATGATGTGTGAGGAGTTTGCCAAGTAACTACAGTCGCTATCACAGTTACAGTTCGTTTACCTGGAGGAGCAGAGTGAGAAACACCTGTTGGTTCTGGGTATTCGTGTGCCTTTAATTTAGTGCACTAAAGTACCTTGGTGCTAGGAATGTAACTCCTTAGTGCACTTGCTATTGGGTTCTAGCTGTGTCTCTGTAATGTGTTTAAAATTTTCCCGGAAATTACTGCTTCAGGCTCATAGAAGGAGTCTAAGATTTAGCAGAAACTTTGTTTTTGAAGGGGAACATGAGTATCGGTATAAAAATCCCAGGAAGGAAAAGGCTCCTTGGCGAAAATGAAGTCAGACAAAAATTGCACCTGAAAAATACTCCATTTGCTGTAacgaagttaagctgactgaacTGGAATCCCTAGAGCTTTTATGTTCTCCCTTTTGAAAGTTAGTGCTGTTTGCTCTTCTTCCGTCTTCTGCGATGTCATCTGTCCTCTTCGTGTTCTCAAAGATAACCACGGACGCTAACTTTTTGTTCCCTCTGACAAAAGGCTTTCAAAGCTCTCGTCCATAAGCTAATtcaacactaaggctatgtctacactggcggcttcttgcgccagaaatatgcaaatgaggctgtgtggaatatcactgagcctcatttgcatacctaatgagctgccatttttttcagaagaggctcttgcaccagaaggagcgtctacactgccccttcttgcacaagaaaaaccctgttGCGccatgccattattcctgaaaattatCGGTATTGCGGCAGTGCacaagaggggcagtgtagacgctacttctggcgcaagagcctcttctgaaaaaaaatggcggatcattaagtatgcaaataaggttcggcaatattccacgcttagcctcatttgcatatttctggtgcaagaagccgccagtgtagacatagccttattgtacTAACCACTAAAAGAAATGAAGAGTTAAGGCAGAGCTCAAACCCCTTGTGACTAAGGATTTAAGAGGGCGGCATCATACTTTTCCTTAGGTCTGAGTTTTGTCTGTGCCTCTTGCACCATCCGACCTTGTTAAATTAACTGTGTTCCCTGAGCACCTGCCTTCTACGCTGCTGTACAACACTGTTTTGTTGGTACTGAACCCTTCCCCGTCCTGTGTGAACTGCCCCCGCCTACCTTCTTAAAAGCGCTATGCACCTACGGAAGTGTCCCCTAAAAAtgactttcaaaataaaaatcccCACTGGACATAGGGGTACCTGCTTCATTGAGTGATGCATCTTAGACTAACCACGTGTGgatgtttcagagggggagccacgtgagtctgtttcagcaaaaacgaggccttgtggcaccttacagactaacatgtatTTGGGcatctgggttccagcccacgaaagctgatgacCAAATAaatgttcgtctctaaggtgtcTCAGGACTCCCCAACGTGTGGCATTGATTACTTAATCTGCACAGGTGTCCTATGTGAGGACAGTGAATATTAATTATTTAAGCTTGCGGAGAGAGATGAGCCACAATCTGAATCGATCCCAAAGAATCCAGAACTGGTCCCTTTGCTTGTGGTGGTCACTTGTTTTTTCAATTGGGGCAAACATATGAGTCTCCAAGTTTCTCAAGTGCAAACGCCCCGTGAAGAGAAGCCGGGCTTTCAAACATTCTGGCTTATGACTATCTAGGAAACAAAAGTGGCCATTCAGTCACTTTGTGCTAATGACCACTATGAAACGGCTTCTCAAAGTGATGACATCATACTGATGTCAACAtggaacaggacactaatcttgtcataagaacataagaacggccgtactgggtcagaccaaaggtccatctagcccagtagcctgtctgccgacagtggccagcaccaggtgccccagagggggtggaccgaagacaatgatcaagcgatttgtctcctgccatccgtctccagcctctgacaaacagaggccaaggacaccattttatcccctggctaatagccttttatggacctaacctccatgaaattatctagtttctctttatactctattatagtcctagccttcacagcctcctctggcaaggagttcca
Coding sequences within it:
- the BAG4 gene encoding BAG family molecular chaperone regulator 4 isoform X1 gives rise to the protein MHIYHRKTVGLRGEGPPKKLAESRAFEDAGQTSKGKVEGAALALLLHLEEGKQGDCPLQGEAMMADCPLERDRAIALQPGEQVVVEGEDSAKGFASSPLPLGGDVGVDCLLQGIAAACLQPTQGRGSLERDDLVKWLILQLLQGERRCKEAEKRWEEAEMKFQEFLRELETRASQARPGDALPSQDHVEPLHSCWIHAQRAYRWLKDLWPLRTSLCLSRQVQETQSSAASEAGDCSDVWRQRFREYRFQEAEGPQEAFAHLSELCRKWIQPKSKSAARIADMLIREQFLAILPHDVQAWVRHRRPDSGGKAVSLAEYFLAIREHAPCTALGMESPYTNGAYGAPYPSAPGAAPPYANLPQSHAYYSSGHSRATYPAEPASMFRPPSPAAHWNYPPADCPAEGPSLRRQAPGYSPPPTPGMPVPHYPYGGDSSPGLPPQGLPPQPRVQDESWPSYGMQPRYTWPAASAPQGGPFASEPSPSWPGSGAPSPPPPAPDTQDPSYDQPDHGANHHHYFPEVNHQPAETMNDHKPAQFNTKPSPLTSKVQYSAQPQMYDNVPRKPSVNQDAGFKPSDQPLPDSLGRQPGIQRVMQVMEEVEQLEQEVDEFVGKKTDKAYRLLEEMLTKELLELDSIETRGQDSVRQVRKEAVHRIQAILEKLERKGL
- the BAG4 gene encoding BAG family molecular chaperone regulator 4 isoform X2, producing the protein MSALRRLLHGPEPEPPPGPWACPQHRGAGPSWAGGGYSPAAGGAWDRPGRGGPQEQPPYPGYGSNYWNSAVQSRAPYPSQYPAGPELQSQGMESPYTNGAYGAPYPSAPGAAPPYANLPQSHAYYSSGHSRATYPAEPASMFRPPSPAAHWNYPPADCPAEGPSLRRQAPGYSPPPTPGMPVPHYPYGGDSSPGLPPQGLPPQPRVQDESWPSYGMQPRYTWPAASAPQGGPFASEPSPSWPGSGAPSPPPPAPDTQDPSYDQPDHGANHHHYFPEVNHQPAETMNDHKPAQFNTKPSPLTSKVQYSAQPQMYDNVPRKPSVNQDAGFKPSDQPLPDSLGRQPGIQRVMQVMEEVEQLEQEVDEFVGKKTDKAYRLLEEMLTKELLELDSIETRGQDSVRQVRKEAVHRIQAILEKLERKGL